One Lasioglossum baleicum chromosome 6, iyLasBale1, whole genome shotgun sequence genomic window carries:
- the LOC143209548 gene encoding tubulin epsilon and delta complex protein 1 isoform X2 → MSDIKSVLSLLCQHLKLSINVTMKPEYFRLAKFDDTPENVGETFWEALNILSYRVVQEKQIEVNFQHYDTVWATKLYFAYLQYPSIEFYAASKHDKNSRQLLLALAWLLGTQDALDTTIRVNLSNSVLGKECSKSNDSEAVYNLNEKEIEQAVPKTTVAQLNSMVHLHGKVNYNIREIYNLVSERANLISKVHAATMKVSGLPHLSVSELALIKRIATADKSELSRNDKKYIQELLAAGNLLDAHAKWRRKEHIFFEWMVTVVQEHKKHSSSSSLDINWNEIFNFISVLHRVMQGRFEALSCQENHGCSNQTFESVSRLMRTEMGRDIMENRLTEMSAELEKETRNLSESKEKLSDELRKLLHLIPSCIQL, encoded by the exons ATGTCCGATATAAAAAGTGTTTTATCTTTGCTATGCCAGCATTTGAAACTGTCGATCAACGTTACAATGAAACCGGAATATTTCAGACTAGCAAAATTTGATGACACTCCGGAAAATGTT GGCGAGACATTCTGGGAAGCGTTGAATATCTTGAGTTACCGTGTTGTACAAGAAAAGCAAATCGAAGTCAACTTTCAACATTATG ATACAGTGTGGGCTACCAAATTGTATTTTGCGTATCTACAGTATCCTTCCATCGAGTTTTACGCTGCTAGCAAGCACGATAAAAACAGCAGACAATTATTATTAGCGTTAGCTTGGCTTCTTGGAACTCAAGATGCTTTAGATACTACGATTCGTGTGAATCTATCGAATAGCGTTCTTGGAAAGGAATGTTCAAAGTCGAACGATTCAGAAGCAGTCTACAATTtaaat GAAAAAGAAATAGAGCAAGCCGTGCCGAAAACAACGGTTGCTCAGTTGAACAGTATGGTACATTTACATGGTAAAGTGAATTACAATATCAGAGAGATATACAATCTCGTTTCTGAGAGAGCTAATTTAATAAGCAAAGTTCATGCTGCAACTATGAAAGTCAGTGGTCTCCCTCATTTGAGCGTATCTGAACTGGCTCTAATCAAACGTATTGCGACTGCTGATAAAAGTGAGCTATCCCGGAACGATAAGAAATACATACAGGAATTATTAGCTGCTGGGAATTTACTGGATGCGCATGCTAAATGGCGAAGGAAAGAACATATTTTCTTCGAATGGATG GTGACGGTAGTGCAAGAACACAAAAAGCATTCGAGTTCCAGTTCGCTCGACATAAACtggaatgaaattttcaatttcatatccgtGTTGCACCGAGTAATGCAAGGAAGATTCGAAGCTTTATCTTGCCAAGAGAACCATGGCTGTAGTAATCAGACTTTCGAAAGTGTGTCGCGGTTAATGAGGACTGAAATGGGCCGCGATATAATGGAGAATCGATTGACAGAGATGTCAGCGGAATTGGAGAAAGAAACGAGAAATCTGTCGGAAAGCAAGGAAAAGTTATCCGACGAGTTGAGGAAACTTTTACATTTAATTCCTTCTTGTATACAACTTTGA
- the LOC143209548 gene encoding tubulin epsilon and delta complex protein 1 isoform X1 gives MSDIKSVLSLLCQHLKLSINVTMKPEYFRLAKFDDTPENVGETFWEALNILSYRVVQEKQIEVNFQHYDTVWATKLYFAYLQYPSIEFYAASKHDKNSRQLLLALAWLLGTQDALDTTIRVNLSNSVLGKECSKSNDSEAVYNLNEKEIEQAVPKTTVAQLNSMVHLHGKVNYNIREIYNLVSERANLISKVHAATMKVSGLPHLSVSELALIKRIATADKSELSRNDKKYIQELLAAGNLLDAHAKWRRKEHIFFEWMVDIRIDVLSGGIVMARLRTFMQNKNCHYQLQDVTVVQEHKKHSSSSSLDINWNEIFNFISVLHRVMQGRFEALSCQENHGCSNQTFESVSRLMRTEMGRDIMENRLTEMSAELEKETRNLSESKEKLSDELRKLLHLIPSCIQL, from the exons ATGTCCGATATAAAAAGTGTTTTATCTTTGCTATGCCAGCATTTGAAACTGTCGATCAACGTTACAATGAAACCGGAATATTTCAGACTAGCAAAATTTGATGACACTCCGGAAAATGTT GGCGAGACATTCTGGGAAGCGTTGAATATCTTGAGTTACCGTGTTGTACAAGAAAAGCAAATCGAAGTCAACTTTCAACATTATG ATACAGTGTGGGCTACCAAATTGTATTTTGCGTATCTACAGTATCCTTCCATCGAGTTTTACGCTGCTAGCAAGCACGATAAAAACAGCAGACAATTATTATTAGCGTTAGCTTGGCTTCTTGGAACTCAAGATGCTTTAGATACTACGATTCGTGTGAATCTATCGAATAGCGTTCTTGGAAAGGAATGTTCAAAGTCGAACGATTCAGAAGCAGTCTACAATTtaaat GAAAAAGAAATAGAGCAAGCCGTGCCGAAAACAACGGTTGCTCAGTTGAACAGTATGGTACATTTACATGGTAAAGTGAATTACAATATCAGAGAGATATACAATCTCGTTTCTGAGAGAGCTAATTTAATAAGCAAAGTTCATGCTGCAACTATGAAAGTCAGTGGTCTCCCTCATTTGAGCGTATCTGAACTGGCTCTAATCAAACGTATTGCGACTGCTGATAAAAGTGAGCTATCCCGGAACGATAAGAAATACATACAGGAATTATTAGCTGCTGGGAATTTACTGGATGCGCATGCTAAATGGCGAAGGAAAGAACATATTTTCTTCGAATGGATGGTAGATATTCGAATAGATGTTTTATCCGGAGGTATAGTAAtggctagactgcggacctttatgcaaaataaaaactgtcactatcaattgcaagac GTGACGGTAGTGCAAGAACACAAAAAGCATTCGAGTTCCAGTTCGCTCGACATAAACtggaatgaaattttcaatttcatatccgtGTTGCACCGAGTAATGCAAGGAAGATTCGAAGCTTTATCTTGCCAAGAGAACCATGGCTGTAGTAATCAGACTTTCGAAAGTGTGTCGCGGTTAATGAGGACTGAAATGGGCCGCGATATAATGGAGAATCGATTGACAGAGATGTCAGCGGAATTGGAGAAAGAAACGAGAAATCTGTCGGAAAGCAAGGAAAAGTTATCCGACGAGTTGAGGAAACTTTTACATTTAATTCCTTCTTGTATACAACTTTGA